One window from the genome of Dioscorea cayenensis subsp. rotundata cultivar TDr96_F1 chromosome 3, TDr96_F1_v2_PseudoChromosome.rev07_lg8_w22 25.fasta, whole genome shotgun sequence encodes:
- the LOC120255962 gene encoding probable GMP synthase [glutamine-hydrolyzing] isoform X1, which translates to MSIGLGGFVIFELSGDQLMAGAPRVRSMNIADLEVRPVFGPAGNNRAKSVVKKPASKPTRKAGEAKKVVALAPAPTMDPAVDSPPLSPALSAPAVLRRQELLLHSNLSLNASCSSDASTDSFRSRASTGRIGRPGSAGRWKHSGLKPEKIVAKLEKIVQDGGAMPQPEARPGKRRCAWVTPNTEPCYAALHDGEWGVPVHDDKKLFELLVLSSALAELTWPAILCKRHIFREVFMDFDPIAVSKLNEKKVISPGSTASSLLSEPKLRAIIENSRQILKIVDEFGSFDRYCWGFVNHKPITNRFRYPRQVPVKSPKADVISKDLVKRGFRCVGPTVVYSFMQVAGITNDHLISCFRFEECVHKATIPAVSAELDAAVNLRKAEAGIEVIDLELSKAVNGLSISLQNGF; encoded by the exons A TGAGTATAGGTTTAGGTGGGTTCGTGATCTTCGAGTTGAGCGGTGATCAGTTGATGGCGGGAGCGCCGAGAGTGAGGTCCATGAATATCGCCGATTTGGAGGTGAGGCCGGTGTTCGGACCGGCGGGGAACAACAGAGCGAAGTCAGTCGTCAAGAAGCCGGCTTCAAAGCCTACCCGAAAGGCTGGTGAAGCGAAAAAGGTCGTTGCTTTAGCTCCGGCGCCGACCATGGATCCTGCGGTTGATTCACCGCCTCTCTCGCCGGCTCTGAGCGCTCCCGCCGTGTTGAGAAGGCAGGAGCTTTTGCTACACTCCAACCTCTCACTCAATGCCTCTTGCTCTTCCGACGCTTCAACGGACTCATTCCGTAGCCGTGCGTCCACTGGGAGGATCGGCAGGCCGGGGTCCGCCGGCCGCTGGAAGCATAGTGGTCTGAAGCCGGAGAAGATAGTAGCAAAGCTGGAGAAGATCGTTCAAGATGGTGGTGCGATGCCTCAGCCTGAAGCCCGTCCTGGGAAGAGGAGGTGCGCTTGGGTCACGCCAAACACTG AACCATGCTATGCTGCCCTTCATGATGGAGAATGGGGTGTTCCAGTCCATGACGACAA GAAACTCTTCGAGCTTCTTGTGCTATCAAGTGCACTGGCTGAGCTTACATGGCCTGCCATTTTGTGTAAAAGGCACATCTTTAG GGAAGTCTTCATGGATTTTGACCCCATAGCAGTCTCCAAACTAAATGAGAAGAAGGTTATATCCCCAGGGAGCACTGCAAGCTCTTTATTATCAGAGCCAAAGCTACGAGCCATCATTGAAAACTCACGACAGATACTAAAG ATTGTAGATGAGTTTGGATCATTTGACAGATACTGCTGGGGCTTTGTCAATCACAAGCCAATCACAAACCGATTTCGGTACCCTCGCCAGGTCCCAGTGAAATCCCCAAAAGCAGACGTAATAAGCAAGGACCTGGTGAAGCGAGGTTTCCGTTGTGTCGGGCCAACGGTCGTTTATTCCTTCATGCAGGTTGCGGGTATTACCAATGACCATCTCATCAGCTGCTTCAGATTTGAAGAGTGTGTCCACAAGGCAACAATACCTGCAGTCTCCGCCGAGCTGGATGCTGCAGTCAATCTTCGAAAGGCCGAGGCAGGGATTGAAGTCATCGATTTGGAACTGTCAAAGGCTGTTAATGGTTTGAGCATTTCACTGCAAAATGgtttctaa
- the LOC120255962 gene encoding probable GMP synthase [glutamine-hydrolyzing] isoform X2 — protein sequence MAGAPRVRSMNIADLEVRPVFGPAGNNRAKSVVKKPASKPTRKAGEAKKVVALAPAPTMDPAVDSPPLSPALSAPAVLRRQELLLHSNLSLNASCSSDASTDSFRSRASTGRIGRPGSAGRWKHSGLKPEKIVAKLEKIVQDGGAMPQPEARPGKRRCAWVTPNTEPCYAALHDGEWGVPVHDDKKLFELLVLSSALAELTWPAILCKRHIFREVFMDFDPIAVSKLNEKKVISPGSTASSLLSEPKLRAIIENSRQILKIVDEFGSFDRYCWGFVNHKPITNRFRYPRQVPVKSPKADVISKDLVKRGFRCVGPTVVYSFMQVAGITNDHLISCFRFEECVHKATIPAVSAELDAAVNLRKAEAGIEVIDLELSKAVNGLSISLQNGF from the exons ATGGCGGGAGCGCCGAGAGTGAGGTCCATGAATATCGCCGATTTGGAGGTGAGGCCGGTGTTCGGACCGGCGGGGAACAACAGAGCGAAGTCAGTCGTCAAGAAGCCGGCTTCAAAGCCTACCCGAAAGGCTGGTGAAGCGAAAAAGGTCGTTGCTTTAGCTCCGGCGCCGACCATGGATCCTGCGGTTGATTCACCGCCTCTCTCGCCGGCTCTGAGCGCTCCCGCCGTGTTGAGAAGGCAGGAGCTTTTGCTACACTCCAACCTCTCACTCAATGCCTCTTGCTCTTCCGACGCTTCAACGGACTCATTCCGTAGCCGTGCGTCCACTGGGAGGATCGGCAGGCCGGGGTCCGCCGGCCGCTGGAAGCATAGTGGTCTGAAGCCGGAGAAGATAGTAGCAAAGCTGGAGAAGATCGTTCAAGATGGTGGTGCGATGCCTCAGCCTGAAGCCCGTCCTGGGAAGAGGAGGTGCGCTTGGGTCACGCCAAACACTG AACCATGCTATGCTGCCCTTCATGATGGAGAATGGGGTGTTCCAGTCCATGACGACAA GAAACTCTTCGAGCTTCTTGTGCTATCAAGTGCACTGGCTGAGCTTACATGGCCTGCCATTTTGTGTAAAAGGCACATCTTTAG GGAAGTCTTCATGGATTTTGACCCCATAGCAGTCTCCAAACTAAATGAGAAGAAGGTTATATCCCCAGGGAGCACTGCAAGCTCTTTATTATCAGAGCCAAAGCTACGAGCCATCATTGAAAACTCACGACAGATACTAAAG ATTGTAGATGAGTTTGGATCATTTGACAGATACTGCTGGGGCTTTGTCAATCACAAGCCAATCACAAACCGATTTCGGTACCCTCGCCAGGTCCCAGTGAAATCCCCAAAAGCAGACGTAATAAGCAAGGACCTGGTGAAGCGAGGTTTCCGTTGTGTCGGGCCAACGGTCGTTTATTCCTTCATGCAGGTTGCGGGTATTACCAATGACCATCTCATCAGCTGCTTCAGATTTGAAGAGTGTGTCCACAAGGCAACAATACCTGCAGTCTCCGCCGAGCTGGATGCTGCAGTCAATCTTCGAAAGGCCGAGGCAGGGATTGAAGTCATCGATTTGGAACTGTCAAAGGCTGTTAATGGTTTGAGCATTTCACTGCAAAATGgtttctaa